A window of Cryptomeria japonica chromosome 3, Sugi_1.0, whole genome shotgun sequence contains these coding sequences:
- the LOC131067005 gene encoding uncharacterized protein LOC131067005 gives MESLRERLYALNKLDERWMMAQWATKMAQQRRKSWHDKHLRRMRFTPGQLVLKFNGCNEIKPERFKVKWLGPFKVREVGANGAIKLWTLDAQEMQDTVNGSKLKVYHEREGPNQRHK, from the coding sequence atggaaagcttgagagagagactGTACGCTTTGAACAAATTAGATGAGCGATGGATGATGGCTCAATGGGCGACAAAGATGGCACAACAAAGGCGAAAGAGTTGGCACGACAAGCATTTGCGAAGAATGCGGTTTACCCCAGGGCAACTTGTATTAAAGTTTAATGGGTGCAACGAGATCAAGCCCGAAAGATTCAAGGTAAAGTGGCTGGGCCCTTTCAAAGTTCGCGAGGTCGGCGCGAACGGGGCGATCAAGCTGTGGACACTGGACGCGCAAGAGATGCAGGACACAGTGAATGGCTCTAAATTGAAGGTGTACCATGAGCGAGAAGGACCCAACCAGCGGCACAAGTaa